From Pyrenophora tritici-repentis strain M4 chromosome 1, whole genome shotgun sequence, the proteins below share one genomic window:
- a CDS encoding BTB domain containing protein — MAEAAREQLLASLKGLLASGAHSDFTITCGSDSHKVHKNIVCWRADFFARAIKFGGKETQGSNVDLPEDEPAIVKLLLQYIYEGEYDPFLLDKDTDLAAALYSPSMSPTWGKTQRRKEKLIVERNLRAEQLAGLHTAPTDSSTPTTGSEQLLTHAKMYEIAEKYDVVGLKDLVKEKYDRACSKYWNAPSFAASAYHVFSTTLEHDKGLRDIVFKTIATHMQTLVKKPEVETLLTEFNGLAFGLLKMKIDEGWN, encoded by the exons ATGGCTGAAGCTGCACGCGAACAGCTCCTCGCGAGTTTGAAAGG CTTGCTCGCTTCAGGTGCGCATTCCGATTTTACTATAACCTGCGGTTCGGACTCGCACAAGGTTCACAAGAACATTGTTTGCTGGCGTGCGGACTTCTTTGCTCGGGCTATCAAGTTTGGGGGCAAG GAAACCCAGGGAAGCAATGTCGATTTACCTGAAGATGAGCCAGCCATCGTCAAGCTCTTACTCCAATACATTTACGAAGGCGAATACGATCCTTTTCTTTTGGACAAGGATACAGATCTTGCTGCTGCTTTATACTCTCCGTCAATGTCTCCTACATGGGGCAAGACACAGAGACGAAAGGAAAAGCTGATCGTGGAGCGAAATCTACGTGCAGAGCAACTTGCAGGGCTCCATACCGCGCCAACAGACTCTTCCACTCCTACAACTGGTTCCGAGCAGTTACTCACTCATGCCAAGATGTACGAGATCGCCGAAAAGTACGATGTCGTGGGCTTAAAAGACCTTGTTAAGGAGAAGTACGACAGGGCATGCTCAAAGTATTGGAACGCGCCTTCTTTTGCCGCCTCGGCGTATCACGTTTTCTCAACCACGCTAGAGCACGACAAAGGCCTGCGCGACATCGTGTTCAAGACTATCGCCACACACATGCAAACACTCGTTAAGAAGCCGGAGGTCGAAACCTTGCTCACTGAATTCAACGGGCTGGCATTTGGTTTGCTCAAGATGAAAATTGACGAGGGTTGGAATTGA